One Longimicrobiaceae bacterium genomic region harbors:
- a CDS encoding N-acetylmuramoyl-L-alanine amidase → ALIREHARELGVGGADPAAWAPALARFSGIASAEGRESYVHDAVLPSLPGRSTAAGASRSAAVDPCGPAPTNPDGYAGAVQRPSSSHNSRPSGETGRVHMVIIHTCEGSYAGCWSWLANPQSGVSAHYVVREDGGEITQLVPESRRAWHIGARYDCSLNGGHDCALLNGVQSNDFTVGVEHAGYASQTSWPAAQIEASARLVCDVTRRHGIPRDRFHVVAHGQLQPHNRTDPGANWPWTDYLNRIDAHCGGA, encoded by the coding sequence GCCCTGATCCGCGAGCACGCCCGCGAGCTGGGCGTCGGGGGCGCGGACCCCGCGGCGTGGGCGCCCGCCCTGGCGCGGTTCAGCGGGATCGCTTCGGCCGAGGGGCGGGAGAGCTACGTGCACGACGCCGTGCTCCCGTCGCTCCCGGGGCGCTCCACCGCCGCGGGCGCGTCCCGCTCGGCGGCGGTGGACCCATGCGGTCCCGCCCCCACGAACCCGGACGGGTACGCGGGCGCGGTGCAGCGTCCCTCGTCCAGCCACAACAGCCGGCCCTCCGGCGAGACCGGCCGGGTGCACATGGTGATCATCCACACCTGCGAGGGCTCGTACGCCGGGTGCTGGAGCTGGCTCGCCAACCCGCAGTCCGGGGTGAGCGCGCACTACGTGGTGCGGGAGGACGGCGGCGAGATCACGCAGCTCGTCCCCGAGTCGCGGCGGGCGTGGCACATCGGCGCGCGGTACGACTGCTCGCTCAACGGCGGCCACGACTGCGCGCTGCTGAACGGGGTGCAGTCCAACGACTTCACGGTCGGCGTCGAGCACGCGGGATACGCCTCGCAGACATCGTGGCCGGCGGCGCAGATCGAGGCCTCCGCCCGGCTGGTGTGCGACGTGACCCGCCGGCACGGCATCCCCCGCGACCGCTTCCACGTCGTCGCCCATGGGCAGCTCCAGCCGCACAACCGCACCGACCCGGGCGCCAACTGGCCCTGGACCGACTACCTGAACCGGATCGACGCGCACTGCGGCGGCGCCTGA